In a single window of the Campylobacter concisus genome:
- a CDS encoding TIGR01777 family oxidoreductase, giving the protein MKIAINGTSGFVGSNLCEFLASKGHEILKIKREIYADISALTEILQECDALINLAGANISQRWSQSYKNELFNSRIASTKNLVLALSKTSKKPKIFISTSAVGIYERGLIHDESSQNFNKGFLGKLAVAWENEALKASELGVKTAIFRLGVVLGRGVDGKTGGALAKMLPIFKLGLGGVLAGGKQSFSWVHLDDLLKAYELVLNREISGIFNLVSPEFATNESFTKALANTLKRPAIFNVPSFVLQLKFGEGSAILLEGADVRPVNLLKQGFEFKFGDLNAALSEILS; this is encoded by the coding sequence TTGAAAATAGCGATAAATGGCACGAGTGGTTTTGTTGGCTCAAATTTGTGTGAGTTTTTAGCTTCAAAAGGGCATGAAATTTTAAAAATAAAGCGTGAGATTTATGCAGATATTTCAGCTTTGACTGAGATTTTGCAAGAGTGTGATGCTCTAATAAATTTAGCTGGTGCAAACATCTCGCAAAGATGGAGTCAAAGCTATAAAAATGAGCTTTTTAATAGCCGAATTGCAAGTACGAAAAACCTTGTTTTGGCACTTTCAAAGACTTCAAAAAAGCCCAAAATTTTCATCTCAACTTCGGCGGTTGGCATTTATGAGCGCGGTTTAATACACGATGAAAGTTCGCAGAATTTTAATAAAGGATTTTTGGGAAAATTGGCGGTGGCTTGGGAAAATGAAGCGTTAAAGGCTAGTGAGCTTGGCGTGAAAACGGCGATTTTTAGGCTTGGCGTAGTGCTTGGCAGAGGGGTTGATGGCAAAACGGGCGGTGCTTTGGCTAAGATGTTACCGATTTTTAAGCTAGGTCTTGGCGGCGTTTTGGCAGGCGGAAAGCAGAGCTTTTCGTGGGTGCATCTGGACGATTTGCTAAAAGCTTATGAGCTTGTGCTAAATCGTGAAATTTCAGGTATTTTTAACCTTGTTTCGCCAGAATTTGCTACCAATGAAAGCTTCACAAAGGCCCTTGCAAACACACTTAAACGCCCAGCCATTTTTAATGTCCCAAGCTTTGTTTTGCAGCTAAAATTTGGCGAAGGCTCGGCGATATTGCTTGAAGGTGCAGATGTGCGACCTGTAAATTTACTAAAACAGGGCTTTGAGTTTAAATTTGGTGATTTAAACGCTGCTTTGAGTGAAATTTTAAGCTGA
- a CDS encoding tyrosine-type recombinase/integrase — protein sequence MTSKLITRIKNRPSYYYFDKALKNDKIITVKYCLFTDNEFEAKAIALKIKNEADNRRNSVQTKKFIDLPLRYKIRNIQKNIKNKSHRLPTTEYKEIFEKVISGIYGITKADNDMFIDRKECQENDRAKKTRKSIKFTDIASRYAQNESKKSNSKNTGYYQRVAKALDIYFKHKQITQISYQDCEDFQLHLLNNKRLNKKTINNYTCYASRMFDYAIKIGLISQNPFKLLSSFKISKDQKSPKDNFSMDELIKIFKTDKKELKDYMAFALHTGLRLSEIWSLDESSVSERDGIKIIKVQTAKQKGGDVKFRELPIHKNIYRLSDMKWLTKIKKGKSDCNYLGKRLNKHIHAVLPDSNVSFHRLRANFASAIKNYSLENGFTDVTSVLLGHATDLATDVYAKDISLKAKLKAMNGLNIFSSL from the coding sequence ATGACTTCTAAATTAATAACTCGAATCAAAAATAGACCAAGCTACTACTATTTCGATAAGGCCTTGAAAAATGATAAAATTATCACCGTCAAATATTGCCTATTTACGGACAATGAGTTTGAGGCCAAAGCCATCGCTTTAAAAATAAAAAACGAAGCCGATAACAGACGTAATTCTGTTCAAACCAAAAAATTTATTGATTTACCGTTAAGATACAAGATACGCAACATTCAAAAAAATATTAAAAACAAATCGCATCGACTACCGACGACCGAATATAAAGAAATATTTGAAAAAGTTATATCGGGCATTTATGGGATTACCAAAGCCGACAACGATATGTTTATCGATAGAAAAGAATGTCAAGAAAACGATAGGGCAAAGAAAACACGAAAATCGATAAAATTTACGGATATAGCATCCAGATACGCTCAAAACGAAAGTAAGAAGTCAAATAGTAAAAATACCGGATACTATCAGAGGGTAGCCAAAGCACTTGACATTTATTTTAAGCACAAGCAGATAACCCAAATTTCTTACCAAGACTGCGAGGATTTTCAATTACATCTCTTAAATAATAAAAGGCTTAACAAAAAGACCATCAATAACTACACGTGCTACGCAAGTAGAATGTTTGACTATGCTATCAAAATAGGCCTTATATCTCAAAACCCGTTTAAGCTTTTAAGCTCGTTTAAAATTTCCAAAGATCAAAAATCGCCGAAGGATAATTTTAGCATGGACGAACTGATTAAGATTTTTAAGACGGATAAAAAAGAGCTTAAAGATTATATGGCGTTTGCCTTGCACACTGGACTTAGGCTTAGCGAAATTTGGAGCTTAGATGAAAGTAGCGTAAGCGAGCGAGACGGTATTAAAATTATCAAAGTTCAAACTGCCAAGCAAAAAGGCGGAGATGTTAAATTCAGAGAGCTGCCGATACATAAAAATATATATCGTCTAAGCGATATGAAGTGGTTAACGAAAATAAAAAAAGGTAAAAGCGATTGTAATTATCTTGGAAAAAGGCTTAACAAACATATTCATGCCGTTTTGCCGGACTCCAACGTAAGCTTTCATAGGCTAAGGGCAAATTTTGCGTCCGCTATTAAAAATTACTCCTTAGAAAATGGTTTTACGGATGTTACCTCGGTACTACTCGGGCACGCTACCGATCTAGCGACAGACGTATACGCCAAGGATATCTCGCTAAAAGCAAAGTTAAAAGCTATGAATGGTCTAAATATATTTTCCAGTCTCTAG
- a CDS encoding tyrosine-type recombinase/integrase, giving the protein MASFANDLALKKFTLKNKIREWIKDDGVKFLYVLAYKTKKETTKTFYFKYQESDEKRTTKQIRLGKYPSITLAEARTKALELERLRNRGEDLQLATAKQKAITFKDVADEWIEKEQSKSLVSTKKQIGRVKNHLIFYLGSKEITALKRRDYMQVIEQIQAQEIKKGITHETSERTFRLLRKILDLAVNKGYIEHNPTRDIIFNDTFKTSSNNHYKAITEPSKLKELLRAMQDYQGSFCTQQALIFGVHTFLRSANVRELKWQYVDFENNLITFPAEAMKLREVFYMPISKQVKKLLKTMLEHKRGDFVFPSGISATRPLSDSTLNQAIKRLGFGDEMVFHGLRTTASTLLNENIKNHGFSSDVIELCLDHKERTSVKAIYDRSQRLDERAELMQWWSDYLDSLEKE; this is encoded by the coding sequence ATGGCAAGCTTTGCGAACGATTTAGCACTAAAAAAATTTACACTTAAAAATAAAATTCGTGAGTGGATAAAAGATGACGGAGTGAAATTTTTATATGTGCTTGCATATAAAACCAAAAAAGAAACTACCAAGACCTTTTATTTCAAATATCAAGAGAGCGACGAGAAGCGAACGACAAAACAGATCAGGCTAGGCAAATATCCAAGCATTACGCTAGCAGAAGCAAGAACAAAAGCTTTGGAGCTTGAAAGGCTAAGAAATAGGGGCGAAGATTTACAGCTAGCCACAGCAAAGCAAAAGGCTATCACGTTTAAAGATGTAGCCGATGAGTGGATAGAAAAAGAGCAGAGCAAAAGCCTCGTATCGACTAAGAAGCAAATAGGGCGTGTAAAAAATCATCTCATCTTTTATTTAGGCAGTAAAGAGATAACCGCTCTAAAGCGTAGAGATTATATGCAAGTAATCGAGCAGATACAAGCACAAGAAATCAAAAAGGGCATAACACACGAAACATCAGAGCGAACATTTAGGCTACTTCGCAAAATCTTAGATTTGGCAGTAAATAAGGGCTACATCGAACACAATCCAACACGAGATATTATTTTTAATGATACTTTTAAGACCTCATCAAATAACCACTACAAGGCAATAACCGAGCCAAGCAAGCTAAAAGAGCTATTAAGAGCAATGCAGGACTATCAAGGCTCGTTTTGCACGCAGCAGGCGTTAATATTTGGCGTGCATACCTTTTTACGTAGTGCAAACGTGAGAGAACTAAAATGGCAATACGTGGATTTTGAGAATAATTTAATCACGTTTCCAGCCGAAGCGATGAAGTTAAGAGAAGTTTTTTATATGCCTATCAGTAAGCAAGTAAAGAAGCTTTTAAAAACAATGCTGGAGCATAAAAGGGGCGATTTTGTCTTTCCTAGTGGCATAAGTGCGACAAGACCGCTAAGTGATAGCACCCTCAACCAGGCGATTAAGCGGTTAGGCTTTGGAGATGAGATGGTATTTCACGGCTTACGCACGACAGCAAGCACCCTACTAAATGAAAACATCAAAAATCACGGCTTTAGTAGCGACGTGATAGAGCTTTGCCTAGACCATAAAGAGCGAACGAGTGTAAAAGCAATTTACGATCGAAGCCAAAGGCTGGACGAGCGCGCCGAGCTTATGCAATGGTGGAGCGATTATTTAGATAGTTTAGAAAAAGAGTAA
- a CDS encoding tyrosine-type recombinase/integrase, producing the protein MKKEILNLLDEENADFGRLYEFYSGIEKAFINKTDNIKMGFIGNTLDKEQLERDMDYCVKNYDRNKKDKDKWRKRANILKKLNNSIPTKYYLQVVFKDTAMKIQSVMNSVNELDVQNEPKTGVIDLKNYDIPEEVIKYGILTDEKVKGGRFINNQFVPDNIAGYLESETLKKIPKSKKQLLPANNELKPEIDLLETYELYEMHEGDKQMYSDDTLGRYKKDVERLVEYMKNNNIYELKQLRAQNFQKHIKDKTSKGNANNIIGRLRKFFNYAVQEKYVSCNPFEKLSNYKVDKNTTDKRNFTLDELKELFSGKNSGIRKELLDCLRFLLLTGVRTEEFYNLNKDSFYTDCDHPFLKVKTAKQGADKIFYRNIPLHTLLKDLYKYDWIAKIKKIYSNKGTLSKALNAEIDKVIKDNTVSVHRLRGNFANAIDEYLYSRDFIEYQDTLKNLMGHSKRLRKDDIEDQVKYKITKTILGYAPDMTQGTYSQSEYADPKILAIRGLNVFEDIFEYLNIPKNQIGHVKPRKSRKTKNKPIAMIAK; encoded by the coding sequence ATGAAGAAAGAGATTTTAAATTTACTTGACGAAGAAAACGCAGACTTCGGTAGGCTTTATGAGTTTTACTCTGGCATAGAAAAGGCTTTTATAAACAAAACAGACAATATCAAGATGGGCTTTATCGGAAACACCCTAGATAAGGAGCAGCTTGAGAGAGATATGGACTATTGCGTAAAGAATTATGACAGAAATAAAAAAGACAAAGATAAATGGCGAAAAAGAGCGAATATTTTAAAAAAATTAAACAACTCAATACCTACCAAATATTACCTTCAAGTCGTTTTCAAAGATACTGCAATGAAAATTCAAAGCGTCATGAATTCGGTTAACGAACTTGATGTGCAAAATGAGCCAAAAACAGGCGTAATAGATCTTAAAAATTACGATATACCAGAAGAAGTAATAAAGTACGGCATTTTAACGGATGAAAAAGTAAAAGGCGGCAGATTTATCAATAATCAATTTGTACCCGACAATATTGCGGGGTACTTAGAGAGCGAAACACTTAAAAAAATACCAAAAAGTAAAAAACAACTATTGCCTGCAAATAATGAACTTAAGCCAGAGATAGATTTGCTTGAAACATATGAGTTGTATGAGATGCACGAAGGGGATAAACAGATGTATTCTGATGATACGTTGGGGAGATACAAAAAGGACGTTGAAAGATTAGTAGAATATATGAAAAACAACAATATCTATGAATTAAAGCAACTGCGTGCACAAAATTTTCAAAAGCATATAAAAGATAAAACCAGTAAGGGAAATGCAAATAATATAATAGGCAGACTAAGAAAATTTTTTAATTACGCAGTGCAAGAAAAATATGTGAGTTGTAATCCGTTTGAAAAACTTAGCAACTATAAAGTGGATAAAAATACAACGGATAAAAGAAATTTTACTCTCGATGAGTTAAAAGAATTATTTAGCGGTAAAAATAGCGGCATACGAAAAGAGCTATTAGATTGTTTAAGATTTTTATTATTAACGGGTGTCAGGACGGAGGAATTTTATAATTTAAATAAAGATAGTTTTTATACGGATTGCGATCATCCGTTTTTGAAGGTAAAAACCGCGAAGCAAGGTGCCGATAAGATATTTTATAGAAACATACCATTGCATACATTATTAAAAGATCTCTACAAATACGACTGGATTGCAAAAATTAAAAAAATATATTCAAATAAAGGAACTTTGTCCAAAGCTCTCAATGCCGAAATAGATAAGGTAATAAAAGATAATACGGTAAGCGTCCATAGACTTAGGGGAAATTTTGCTAACGCGATTGATGAGTATTTGTATTCTAGGGATTTTATCGAATATCAAGACACTTTAAAAAATTTAATGGGACATTCGAAAAGGCTAAGGAAAGACGATATCGAAGATCAAGTAAAATATAAAATAACCAAAACTATACTTGGTTATGCACCCGATATGACACAGGGTACATACTCGCAATCCGAGTATGCGGATCCAAAAATATTAGCAATACGAGGGCTTAATGTCTTTGAAGATATTTTTGAATATTTGAATATCCCAAAAAATCAAATCGGACACGTAAAGCCTAGAAAATCTAGAAAAACAAAAAATAAACCCATCGCCATGATTGCAAAATAA
- a CDS encoding aspartate carbamoyltransferase — translation MDILAEVESIINPAEIKIYIDTIRATFYKKAIIQKTHKKIDLLKSIARKYGKKWLKLDKQTAKAVKIERRYEFRDYEIVNIYMLSDLPIFYATLKNAGNEPQKALFEVYGLRQYNKTPPPKELIAELLGVINNVSSLDLCFDKDSPFNLDPFCDEVISFENTKYLKNNDVLTRVYFYDKAKKNNLNLPIYRAEAVVSINPKSKDNPLPLKQRLNLQLPYALDEFKSILDKTTKEQDTIKPYKSKENKRELRA, via the coding sequence GTGGATATTTTAGCAGAAGTTGAGAGCATTATCAACCCAGCCGAGATTAAAATTTACATTGACACGATAAGGGCTACATTTTACAAAAAAGCTATCATTCAAAAGACCCATAAAAAAATCGACCTTTTAAAGTCAATCGCTCGAAAGTATGGCAAAAAATGGCTAAAGCTGGATAAGCAAACAGCAAAAGCCGTCAAGATAGAACGCCGTTATGAGTTTCGAGATTATGAGATAGTTAATATTTATATGCTTAGCGATTTGCCTATTTTCTACGCTACATTAAAAAACGCAGGCAATGAGCCACAAAAGGCGTTATTTGAAGTTTATGGACTTAGGCAATATAACAAGACACCTCCACCCAAAGAATTAATAGCGGAGCTCCTAGGCGTGATAAATAACGTTTCATCGCTTGACCTTTGTTTTGATAAGGATAGCCCCTTTAACCTTGACCCTTTTTGTGATGAGGTTATTAGCTTTGAAAATACCAAGTATCTAAAAAACAACGATGTATTAACCAGGGTGTATTTTTATGACAAAGCAAAAAAGAATAATCTAAATTTGCCTATCTACCGAGCCGAAGCCGTAGTAAGCATAAATCCCAAAAGCAAAGATAACCCCTTGCCACTCAAACAAAGGCTAAATTTGCAACTCCCATACGCCCTAGATGAGTTTAAATCCATACTGGATAAGACCACTAAAGAGCAAGACACGATCAAACCCTACAAGTCAAAAGAGAACAAAAGAGAGCTAAGAGCATAA
- a CDS encoding helix-turn-helix transcriptional regulator has protein sequence MQNKALLNSKETAEFLGIGVSTLYRYKKSSDFPKPIIYTNQTIRFKRDDLEAFMYKKQGGATPEQGGER, from the coding sequence ATGCAAAACAAAGCCCTACTAAATTCAAAAGAAACAGCGGAGTTTTTAGGCATAGGAGTATCAACACTTTACAGATACAAGAAATCAAGCGACTTCCCAAAACCTATCATTTACACAAATCAAACTATCCGCTTTAAACGTGATGACCTCGAAGCCTTTATGTATAAAAAGCAAGGCGGAGCGACACCAGAGCAAGGGGGCGAAAGATGA
- a CDS encoding protein-L-isoaspartate(D-aspartate) O-methyltransferase, producing the protein MTQLEAIKCQNLASDIADEITLSPLLFDAISTTEREIFVPITAHAYKLDAQPILGNQWISSPLTVAKMTMALECENMDNILEIGCGSGYQAAILSKLAHRIFSVERIEKLAMEAKKRFETLKIKNVHVRYDDGNNGWRSYAPFDRILLSAAADEISPNLFKQLKNGGILVAPMKKDGKQFIAKFKKDKDGNLEKEYLDECLFVPLLEGRE; encoded by the coding sequence TTGACCCAATTAGAAGCGATAAAATGCCAAAATTTAGCTAGCGACATAGCCGACGAGATCACGCTAAGCCCACTTTTATTTGACGCGATATCAACAACTGAGCGTGAAATTTTTGTACCCATCACCGCCCATGCTTATAAGCTTGACGCGCAGCCAATCCTTGGCAACCAGTGGATCAGCTCGCCGCTAACCGTGGCAAAGATGACAATGGCACTAGAGTGCGAAAATATGGACAACATCCTAGAAATAGGCTGCGGTAGTGGCTATCAAGCAGCGATACTAAGCAAGCTCGCGCATAGAATTTTTAGCGTCGAGCGTATAGAGAAACTAGCCATGGAGGCCAAAAAACGCTTCGAGACGCTAAAGATCAAAAACGTACACGTAAGATATGATGACGGCAACAATGGCTGGCGAAGCTACGCACCATTTGATCGTATCTTGCTCTCGGCAGCTGCTGATGAGATCTCGCCAAATTTATTTAAGCAGCTTAAAAATGGTGGAATTTTAGTAGCTCCAATGAAAAAAGATGGCAAGCAATTTATTGCTAAATTTAAAAAAGATAAAGATGGAAATTTAGAAAAAGAGTACTTAGATGAGTGCCTTTTTGTGCCACTTCTTGAAGGTAGAGAGTAG
- a CDS encoding type II toxin-antitoxin system RelE/ParE family toxin translates to MHVKFHNRFFDELNTIKEFIAKDSVNRANSFVDDVFNKCLDLKDTPTAHRLSQKVKKNNARDLIFKGYVIPYLIDDEVIYVLGIYKANEWEV, encoded by the coding sequence ATGCACGTAAAATTTCATAACCGCTTTTTTGACGAGCTTAACACAATAAAAGAGTTTATTGCAAAGGATAGCGTAAATAGAGCCAACAGCTTTGTCGATGATGTTTTTAATAAGTGCTTGGATTTAAAAGATACACCAACAGCTCATAGACTTAGCCAAAAAGTAAAAAAGAATAATGCTAGAGATTTAATATTTAAAGGTTATGTAATACCTTACTTGATAGATGATGAGGTTATTTATGTGCTAGGCATTTACAAGGCTAACGAGTGGGAAGTGTGA
- a CDS encoding carbon-nitrogen hydrolase family protein — MSEILNLISLTLKAKSATERLDELANLVEVAPENSLLLASELCISGYDFDGFFAGANKAMLGGMIGSFDAMLLERLQEALSPDKFLGFTHLTSLNKSAGLAQISNLAPHQAKIYNEFLLLNSNNVFHSQFKAELFRPNLEHEIFAAGEVSEINAFNFKGLKLGVLICFELRDSRLWAKLKGCDIIMVPAMWGKAREDAYLSLCKALAIANNCYVMISSSLDLERAGIFLPDGTLEQSAVFDANLITQIKKNLGLL, encoded by the coding sequence ATGAGCGAAATTTTAAACCTAATAAGCCTAACTTTAAAGGCAAAAAGTGCTACCGAGCGGCTAGATGAGCTTGCAAATTTAGTTGAAGTAGCGCCTGAAAACTCGCTTCTGCTTGCAAGTGAGCTTTGCATCAGCGGATATGACTTTGACGGTTTTTTTGCTGGGGCGAACAAAGCGATGCTTGGTGGCATGATAGGTAGCTTTGATGCGATGCTACTTGAGCGCTTGCAAGAGGCACTTAGCCCAGATAAATTTCTTGGTTTTACGCACCTTACCAGCCTAAATAAAAGCGCAGGGCTCGCTCAAATTTCAAATTTAGCCCCACACCAGGCAAAAATTTATAATGAATTTTTGCTTCTTAACTCAAATAACGTCTTTCATTCACAATTTAAGGCTGAGCTCTTTAGGCCAAATTTGGAGCACGAGATCTTTGCTGCTGGCGAGGTAAGCGAGATAAATGCTTTTAATTTTAAAGGGCTAAAACTTGGCGTGCTGATATGCTTTGAGCTGCGTGATAGCAGGCTCTGGGCGAAGCTAAAAGGATGCGACATCATCATGGTACCAGCCATGTGGGGTAAGGCCAGAGAGGATGCCTACCTTAGCCTTTGTAAGGCGCTTGCCATTGCAAACAACTGCTACGTCATGATCTCAAGCTCACTTGATCTAGAACGTGCTGGGATCTTTTTGCCAGATGGCACGCTAGAGCAAAGCGCGGTTTTTGACGCAAATTTGATCACACAGATAAAGAAAAATTTAGGGCTTTTATAA
- a CDS encoding PepSY-associated TM helix domain-containing protein has translation MFLKRGKIIFNIHLIIGLIAAIPLIFMTLSAPFASYREEIKSAINKNFINLVPSEKTNLSLNELLAKAKSEIQFDTLESLQIGGANEAYRISITKDKKQLNFFIDPRSGEVISEDWGEKARVVILSLHRNLGFALLDSKVPANIGKQIVAISSIIMALLAISGLILYAPAIKRNFLSSLKIKPKAKGYACFYNLHTSLGTYVAILLVVMSLTGLYWSYGWVRSSVNSIFFDLKTAPMKKSLPQSNLLPISDEKFKEIETAEQIFKDNVTLELKSLTINVPENNQSTYTINYETSESQVGKLKLDASAGKIKENKLVSKSESIPEAKKAGRKVLSLHTGEMFGEIGQIVFAVSCVIAVLLIITGFLMTIKRTKAL, from the coding sequence ATGTTTTTAAAACGAGGAAAAATCATCTTCAACATCCACCTAATAATTGGACTAATTGCGGCTATTCCGCTAATATTCATGACTCTTTCAGCACCATTTGCGTCTTATAGAGAAGAGATCAAAAGTGCAATAAATAAAAATTTTATCAACCTAGTTCCTAGCGAAAAAACAAATTTAAGCTTAAATGAACTCCTAGCTAAAGCAAAAAGTGAGATTCAATTTGATACGCTTGAAAGCTTACAAATAGGTGGAGCAAATGAAGCTTATCGTATAAGCATTACAAAGGATAAAAAACAATTAAATTTCTTCATAGATCCAAGAAGTGGCGAAGTTATTAGCGAGGACTGGGGTGAAAAAGCTCGCGTGGTGATCCTAAGCCTTCATAGAAATTTAGGCTTTGCCCTGCTTGATAGCAAAGTCCCAGCCAACATCGGCAAGCAAATAGTTGCGATTAGCTCCATCATCATGGCTCTGCTTGCCATCAGCGGCCTCATCCTCTATGCTCCGGCGATCAAGCGAAATTTCCTAAGTTCGCTAAAAATCAAGCCAAAAGCAAAGGGCTACGCCTGCTTTTACAACCTCCACACGAGCCTTGGCACCTACGTGGCGATCTTGCTTGTAGTGATGTCACTAACTGGACTTTACTGGTCTTATGGCTGGGTCAGAAGCAGCGTAAATAGTATATTTTTTGATCTAAAAACAGCTCCAATGAAAAAAAGTCTACCACAATCAAATTTACTCCCAATAAGCGACGAGAAATTTAAAGAGATCGAGACTGCGGAGCAAATTTTTAAAGATAACGTCACACTAGAGCTAAAATCGCTCACGATAAACGTGCCTGAAAATAACCAAAGCACCTACACTATAAACTACGAAACAAGCGAGAGTCAAGTGGGCAAGCTAAAGCTTGACGCTAGCGCTGGCAAGATTAAAGAAAACAAGCTTGTTAGCAAGTCTGAGAGCATCCCAGAGGCAAAAAAGGCTGGTCGCAAAGTACTTAGTCTACACACCGGTGAGATGTTTGGCGAGATCGGTCAGATCGTATTTGCAGTATCATGCGTGATCGCAGTTTTACTGATCATAACTGGATTTTTAATGACCATAAAAAGGACCAAGGCACTCTAA
- a CDS encoding ribonucleotide-diphosphate reductase subunit beta has protein sequence MNRKRIYNPSSNENLTDRRVFNGNPHGILNFTKAKYEWALKLWDLMEANTWFPKEVDTTDDVRDYAYNLTEAEKRMYDLVWSQLISMDSFQTNNLADNINPYITAPEINAVLSRQAYEEANHSKSYAVMVEAICDNTDLIYEMEKHDDVLREKNDYISSVYQELAGEVTDEKLLLAMVANQILEGIYFYSGFTAIYALARAGKMLGSAQMIRFIQRDEITHLLLFQNMINSVRKERPDLFTPETEAKIYDMFEKAGNLEIKWGKYITQNQIMGFTDDIIEQYIHYLIDQRLVAIGLKRKYNVAHPIKWVDDFAKFNDQKSNFFEAKVTNYSKGSISFDDF, from the coding sequence ATGAACAGAAAACGCATTTACAACCCAAGTTCAAATGAAAATTTGACCGACAGAAGAGTCTTTAACGGCAACCCACACGGTATTTTAAATTTCACCAAGGCAAAATACGAATGGGCGTTAAAGCTTTGGGACCTCATGGAGGCAAACACCTGGTTTCCAAAAGAGGTCGACACCACAGACGACGTGCGTGACTACGCCTACAACCTCACGGAGGCCGAAAAGCGCATGTACGACCTCGTCTGGAGCCAGCTCATCTCGATGGATAGCTTCCAGACAAACAACCTAGCTGACAACATCAACCCTTACATCACCGCACCAGAGATCAACGCTGTGCTAAGTCGCCAAGCCTACGAAGAGGCAAACCACAGCAAGTCCTACGCTGTCATGGTCGAGGCGATCTGTGACAACACCGACCTCATCTACGAGATGGAGAAGCACGACGATGTATTGCGTGAGAAAAATGACTACATCTCAAGCGTATACCAAGAGCTTGCAGGTGAAGTGACTGATGAGAAGCTACTTCTTGCGATGGTTGCAAACCAAATTTTAGAGGGCATCTACTTTTACAGCGGCTTTACAGCGATCTACGCTCTAGCGCGTGCTGGCAAGATGCTAGGCTCAGCCCAGATGATCCGCTTTATCCAACGCGACGAGATCACGCACCTGCTTTTGTTTCAAAACATGATAAATTCAGTCCGCAAAGAGAGACCTGACCTCTTTACGCCTGAGACTGAGGCGAAAATTTATGATATGTTTGAAAAAGCTGGAAATTTAGAGATAAAATGGGGCAAATACATCACTCAAAATCAGATAATGGGCTTTACAGACGATATCATCGAGCAGTATATCCACTATCTCATCGACCAGCGCCTAGTTGCGATCGGCCTAAAACGCAAATACAACGTAGCTCACCCTATCAAATGGGTCGATGACTTTGCGAAATTTAACGATCAAAAGTCAAATTTCTTTGAAGCAAAGGTGACAAACTACAGCAAGGGAAGTATCAGCTTTGATGACTTTTAA